In Pseudomonas sp. P5_109, the genomic window TTCCTGGATTAACGCGTTGGCCTGGAGTCCATCGCGAGCAAGCTCGCTCCTACAGGAAAAATTCCCGCGCCCTGCATCCAGTCTGACGTCTCCCGCGTATATCAAGCACGGACAGACACTCCTGGCCGATTCTCATCACAAGGATCATCACCATGAAACGCACTTCGATCAAAACGCCATTGATTGCCAGCCTGCTGACCCTGGCCCTTGGTGGCGGACTCGTCCTGAACACCGCGCTAGCGGCGGACATGGGCCACGACACCGTCACGGTCGGTGGCCAGGCCATGCTACCGAGCAAGGACATCGTCGATAACGCAGTGAACTCCGCCGATCACACCACCCTGGTGGCCGCGGTAAAAGCCGCCGGCCTGGTCGACACCCTCAAGGGTAAAGGCCCGTTCACCGTGTTCGCCCCGGTCAATTCGGCCTTCACCGCCCTGCCCGCCGGTACCGTCGACACCCTGCTCAAACCGGCCAACAAGGCCACGCTGACCCACCTCCTCACCTACCACGTGGTCGCCGGAAAACTCGACATGATGACCCTGGCCGAGAAGATCAGGGCCGGTGGTGGCAAGGCCGAACTGACGACGGTTGCCGGCGGCAAACTGTGGGCAATGATGAACGGCCCGCACAACATCACCATCAAGGATGAAAAGGGCGACGTCGCGGACATCACCACCTATGACGTGTACCAGTCCAACGGGGTGATACAGGTCATCGACAAGGTGCTGATGCCGAAAAGCTGAGCCATACCGCCGTCCCCGCGCTTAGGGGCCGGCGGTACTCCCGGGGTGTTCGCCGTGAATGGAACAACTGCGCACCGTGAACTAACCTCTGCCTGCAACCGGCCCCTTGCCCCGCTTTCCGGGAGAACCGCTATTCCCATCACCGACGCCGATCAGCTCAGGCAACTGCTGGCCCAGTGTTCACTGGGCGACCGCCGCGCGTTCGAGACGCTGTACCGCAGCGTCGGCCCGCGTCTGCACGGGGTAGCGCTGCGCTTCATGGGCCGGCCGGACCTGGCCGAAGAGGTGCTGCAAGAGAGCTTCGTGCGCATCTGGAACAATGCATCGCGCTACGAAGCGCATCTGTCGGCGCCGTTGACCTGGATGATCAACATCACCCGTCATCAAGCCATCGACCAGTTGCGCAAACATCGCGATCGGCCATTGAGCAATCTCGAAGAACAGATGCTCATGGATGAAAGCCCATCGGCCCACGAGCAACTGGCCAGTGCCCGCGACGCCAGCGCCTTGAGCCGCTGCCTGGATAGCCTCGAAGGCATGCAGCGCCAGTCGATTACCGTCGCCTATTTTCAGGGACTGTCATGCTCGGAACTGGCCGAACACCTGGCCGCGCCGCTAGGCTCGGTGAAATCCTGGATTCGCCGCGGCATGGAACGCCTGCGCAGGTGCCTTGAATCATGAACTATCGAACCCCGACCCTGCGCCGCGCCCTCGCCGCCGACTATGCCATTGGCCTGATGCCCGCCACCGCGCGCCGGCGTTTCGAACAGCTGTTGCTGGAAGATGCGACCTTGCGCGCGGAATTGGCGCATTGGCAGGAAAGCCTGGCCAGCCTGACCGACGCCCTGCCGGAGCAGCCGGTACCGGATCGCGTCTGGCAAGGCATTACCGCGCGGATCGACCCGCAAGAATTGCATGTGCCGGCGAAACGGCCGTTCTGGAATTGGCTGCGAGTGACGGCGGCGGTTTGCTCGCTGCTGATCGCCTTGACCCTTGGTGTGATCTACACCCGCGACGATGCCCACTACAGCGCGACCCTGGCCGGCGCCGACGCCCAACCGGCGTTGCGTGTTCTGGCCCATGCCGATTACCTGCAAGTCGAACCGCTGACACTGGCAGCGATAGAACCGGGGCAAAGCCTGGAGTTGTGGGCGATCCCGGCGGACGGCAAACCGATTTCCCTTGGCGTGATCCCGGCGGGCGGCAAAGGCAAAGTTGAGCTGAGCGACGCGCAGAAAGCGCTGATCGGTAAACCGATTGCGCTGGCGGTCAGCCTCGAACCGAAGGGTGGTTCGCCGACTGGGCAGCCGACGGGGCCGGTGTTGTATCAAGGGGCATTGGCGACGCTCTGAAGGCGATAAATCTTTCCTGTGGCGAGGGAGCTTGCTCCCGCTCGGCGGCGCAGCCGTCGCAAACGATCCACCACGGTACAGCTGATATACCCCATACCCAGGATTCAGGGCCGCTCCGCAGCCCAGCGGGAGCAAGCTCCCCTCGCCACAAGGTTATGTCGATCACCAGATCTGATTTACAGCTCAAAAAAAACGGCGACCCGAAGGTCGCCGTTTCATTTTGCGTGAAGGCTTACGCCGCGCTGAACATCTTGTGCGGATCGATCACAAATTTCTTCGGCACGCCGGCATCGAACTCGCCATAACCCTGCGGTGCCTGATCCAGGCTGATCACCTGAACGCCCACCACTTCGGCGATGTTGATGCGGTCCCACATGATCGCTTGCATGAGCGCGCGGTTGTACTTCATCACCGGGGTCTGGCCGGTGTGGAAGCTGTGGGACTTGGCCCAGCCCAGACCGAAGCGAATGCTCAGGCTGCCCATTTTCGCGGCAGCGTCGACAGCACCCGGGTCTTCGGTCACGTAGAGGCCGGGAATGCCGATCTTGCCTGCCACCCGCACCACGCCCATCAGCGAGTTGAGCACGGTGGCCGGGGCTTCGTGTTTCACGCCGTCATGGCCGTGGCCACGGGCTTCGAAGCCGACGGCGTCGATGGCACAATCCACTTCCGGCTCGCCCAGCAACGCGGCGATCTGTTCGTGCAGCGGAGTGTCCAGGGAAAGGTCGGCGATCTCGAAGCCTTGGGCCTTGGCGTGGGCCAGGCGCACGGTGTTGACGTCACCGACGATCACCACTGCCGCGCCGAGCAGGCGAGCGGATGCGGCCGCCGCCAGACCGACCGGACCGGCACCGGCGATGTACACCGTGCTGCCAGGACCAACGCCGGCAGTCACGGCACCGTGATAGCCGGTCGGCAGGATGTCGGAGAGGCAAGTCAGGTCACGGATTTTTTCCATGGCCCGGTCGCGATCCGGCAGTTTCAGCAGGTTGAAGTCGGCGTACGGCACCATGGCGTATTCGGCCTGGCCGCCGGTCCAGTCGCCCATGTCGACATAACCATAGGCACCGCCCGGACGCGCCGGGTTGACGCTCAGGCACACGCCGGTGTGCATCTCTTTGCAGGAACGGCAGCGCCCGCAAGCGACGTTGAACGGTACGGATACCAGGTCGCCGATTTGCAGGTTCTCGACGTCGCTGCCCTTCTCGATCACTTCGCCGGTGATTTCGTGGCCCAGTACCAGGCCGGTTTGAGCGGTGGTACGACCGCGCACCATGTGCTGGTCGGAACCACAGATGTTGGTGGAAACCACACGCAGGATGACGGCGTGGTTGATCTTCCTGCCACGCGGGTCCTGCATTTTCGGATAGTCGATTTTCTGTACTTCGACCTTGCCAGCGCCGAGATACACCACACCACGATTGCCAGACATGCTTTCACCTCGCTGTTGTTTTTATGTAGCGGTCGCGTCACCAGGGATCGGCGCCGCGTTGATTGCTCTGGGTGTTGCCTGTGTGTTTTGTGTTGTTCGTGTGGGCCTCATCGCCAGC contains:
- a CDS encoding sigma-70 family RNA polymerase sigma factor, translating into MNGTTAHRELTSACNRPLAPLSGRTAIPITDADQLRQLLAQCSLGDRRAFETLYRSVGPRLHGVALRFMGRPDLAEEVLQESFVRIWNNASRYEAHLSAPLTWMINITRHQAIDQLRKHRDRPLSNLEEQMLMDESPSAHEQLASARDASALSRCLDSLEGMQRQSITVAYFQGLSCSELAEHLAAPLGSVKSWIRRGMERLRRCLES
- the fdhA gene encoding formaldehyde dehydrogenase, glutathione-independent, giving the protein MSGNRGVVYLGAGKVEVQKIDYPKMQDPRGRKINHAVILRVVSTNICGSDQHMVRGRTTAQTGLVLGHEITGEVIEKGSDVENLQIGDLVSVPFNVACGRCRSCKEMHTGVCLSVNPARPGGAYGYVDMGDWTGGQAEYAMVPYADFNLLKLPDRDRAMEKIRDLTCLSDILPTGYHGAVTAGVGPGSTVYIAGAGPVGLAAAASARLLGAAVVIVGDVNTVRLAHAKAQGFEIADLSLDTPLHEQIAALLGEPEVDCAIDAVGFEARGHGHDGVKHEAPATVLNSLMGVVRVAGKIGIPGLYVTEDPGAVDAAAKMGSLSIRFGLGWAKSHSFHTGQTPVMKYNRALMQAIMWDRINIAEVVGVQVISLDQAPQGYGEFDAGVPKKFVIDPHKMFSAA
- a CDS encoding fasciclin domain-containing protein, translating into MKRTSIKTPLIASLLTLALGGGLVLNTALAADMGHDTVTVGGQAMLPSKDIVDNAVNSADHTTLVAAVKAAGLVDTLKGKGPFTVFAPVNSAFTALPAGTVDTLLKPANKATLTHLLTYHVVAGKLDMMTLAEKIRAGGGKAELTTVAGGKLWAMMNGPHNITIKDEKGDVADITTYDVYQSNGVIQVIDKVLMPKS
- a CDS encoding anti-sigma factor domain-containing protein — encoded protein: MNYRTPTLRRALAADYAIGLMPATARRRFEQLLLEDATLRAELAHWQESLASLTDALPEQPVPDRVWQGITARIDPQELHVPAKRPFWNWLRVTAAVCSLLIALTLGVIYTRDDAHYSATLAGADAQPALRVLAHADYLQVEPLTLAAIEPGQSLELWAIPADGKPISLGVIPAGGKGKVELSDAQKALIGKPIALAVSLEPKGGSPTGQPTGPVLYQGALATL